The Tolypothrix sp. PCC 7712 region AATATATCATTAGACTTTATAGAAAAGTCATTGTTTGATATAACTTCAGAAGTTCGCCAAACTGCATTAATCAAATACCAGGAAAAATTCGCCCATAACCATCATCAAAGCTTTTTTTTAGCATATAACGCAGCTATCAGCGAGCAGACTCCCATCGAAACATTAATTGAACTAGCCAAACATAAATCTGTACTGATTCGCGAAGCTGTTGCTCAAAACTCTCGCTTAGTAGCAGCATATAGTGATTTTGTCAAAGCTAGAAATTGTCTAAAAAGGCTAGCACAAGATAAAAATCAATCGGTGAGGCTAGCAGTTGCTAACAACATTAATACTCCAATTCCTATACTAGAAATTCTGGCTAAAAATTATCAATATACGCCCGGTATATATACTCGTTATCAACGTCACCATAACCGTAAAGAACATAAAATTTTTGTAGTCGCAGTCAAAAAACTCATACAAATTGCTCCGGAAATCGCCAGTAAATATCTAGTTCAATATATAGAACCAAATTGTCGCACTATCGATTCAATACCATTTCGGTTAGCTATTCTTCAAAATTTCCCAGTACCTAGCGAATATTTTTTACAAAGATTAAAAACATTATATTTATTTACTTGGTATGAACGTTATCTCATCGCCCAAAATCCGCAAACATCAACAGAAATTGTGCAAATTTTGGTGAAAGATAGCAATAGAGTTGTACGCGCCGCAGCAAAAGCAAGATTAAATGAAAAATCATAAAATTATCACTATTAATGTAATATTCATTTGAAAGATGAGTAGCGGGGGCACGGCACCAGTAAGATAAATTAGGAATGAGATTTTGCAGTTCTTTATCCACTGGGGTATCGTCAGAATCGGGAAATTCTGCCGATGATGGCAGACAGTCAAGGGGGTTGTACTGTACCATGACAGTCTGGAATTAGTAATGGTAACCATATTTTAGGGTTAAAATAATCAAGCTCCTGAGAGTATCTACCTTTCAACGGTCACATTACGCCTGTTACAGATAACATTTATATATGAACGCTACACAAGAAAAACTCAAACAACAATTTGCACAGGCCTTGGTGGCTGCGTTTGGCGCTGAGTATGCTGGCGTAGATCCGATTTTGGTGACTGCTAGCAATCCTAAGTTTGGTGATTATCAGGCGAATGTGGCTTTATCCCTGAGTAAAAGGCTAGGAAAACAACCCAGACAAATTGCAACTGCGATCGCAGATAATTTAGATGTGTCAGAAATCTGCGAAGCACCAGAAATTGCTGGCCCGGGATTTATCAATCTCAAGCTGAAAACGTCATACCTGGAAGCACAAATCAACGCTATTCACGCTGATTCGCGATTAGGTGTACCCACCGCCAAAACACCACAGCGCGAAATTGTCGATTTTTCCAGCCCCAATATTGCTAAGGAAATGCACGTTGGGCATTTGCGCTCAACTATTATTGGTGATAGTATTGCCCGGATTTTGGAATTTCAGGGACATGATGTTTTGCGGTTAAACCATGTGGGTGATTGGGGTACTCAATTTGGGATGTTAATCACCTACCTGCGGGAAGTTTACCCAGAAGCCTTGACTACTGCTAATGCTTTAGATATCGGCGATTTAGTCAGTTTTTACCGCAAAGCCAAGCAACGCTTTGATGCAGATGAAACATTCCAAGAGACAGCGAGACAGGAAGTTGTCAGATTACAAGCAGGTGCGGAAGATACAATCCATGCTTGGAAATTGCTGTGCGAACAATCAAGACAGGAATTTCAGGTAATTTATGATTTGCTAGATGTTCAGGTAACAGAACGGGGCGAGTCTTTCTACAACCCCTTACTACCAGGAATTGTGGAAGATTTAGAAAAATCTGGATTACTGGTAGAAAACCAAGGGGCGAAGTGTGTATTCTTGGAAGGGTTTACTAACAGAGAAGGTGAACCTTTGCCTTTGATTGTGCAAAAATCTGATGGTGGTTATAACTATGCAACAACAGATTTAGCCGCCCTGCGCTACCGAATTCAAAAAGATGAAGCGAAGCGCATAATTTATATAACAGATGCTGGACAATCAAATCACTTTGCCCAATTCTTTCAAGTAGCACGCAAAGCCGGATGGATTCCCGATGATGTGGAATTGATTCATGTACCTTTTGGTTTGGTGCTTGGGAAAGATGGTAAGAAGTACAAAACTCGTTCAGGAGATACAGAACGGTTACGGGATTTGTTAGATGAAGCAGTTTCTCGTGCGCGTGCAGATTTAGAAGTGAGATTAAAAGAAGAAGGGCGCGAAGAAACTGAAGAATTCATTAATAAAGTTGCTGAGGTAGTTGGTATTAGTGCAGTTAAATATGCTGACTTAAGCCAAAACCGCACCAGTAACTATATTTTCAGCTATGATAAAATGCTGGATCTTAAAGGCAATACAGCACCTTATATGCTATATGCTTATGCACGGATTCAGGGAATTAGTCGCAAGGGTGATATTAACTTTGAGGAGTTAGGTGAAAATGTCAAAGTTCTGTTGCAACATGAAACAGAATTAGCACTGGCAAAATATTTACTGCAACTCGATGAAGTTATTAATACTGTAGAGCAAGACTTAATGCCCAATCGGTTATGTGAGTATTTGTACGAACTGAGTAAGAAGTTTAATCAGTTTTATGACAAAGATCACGGTGTTCCGATACTAATTGCGGAGGAACCTTTGCGGACATCTCGTTTAGTTCTGTGTGATTTAACGGCTAGAACCCTCAAGTTAGGTTTATCACTGTTAGGAATTGAGGTGTTAGAAAGAATGTAGAGTGTGACACGACTAAAATAGTGCATAAAAAAACTCTTGTGGGATGGGTGTCTCACCCGTCCAGGGCGG contains the following coding sequences:
- the argS gene encoding arginine--tRNA ligase, with protein sequence MNATQEKLKQQFAQALVAAFGAEYAGVDPILVTASNPKFGDYQANVALSLSKRLGKQPRQIATAIADNLDVSEICEAPEIAGPGFINLKLKTSYLEAQINAIHADSRLGVPTAKTPQREIVDFSSPNIAKEMHVGHLRSTIIGDSIARILEFQGHDVLRLNHVGDWGTQFGMLITYLREVYPEALTTANALDIGDLVSFYRKAKQRFDADETFQETARQEVVRLQAGAEDTIHAWKLLCEQSRQEFQVIYDLLDVQVTERGESFYNPLLPGIVEDLEKSGLLVENQGAKCVFLEGFTNREGEPLPLIVQKSDGGYNYATTDLAALRYRIQKDEAKRIIYITDAGQSNHFAQFFQVARKAGWIPDDVELIHVPFGLVLGKDGKKYKTRSGDTERLRDLLDEAVSRARADLEVRLKEEGREETEEFINKVAEVVGISAVKYADLSQNRTSNYIFSYDKMLDLKGNTAPYMLYAYARIQGISRKGDINFEELGENVKVLLQHETELALAKYLLQLDEVINTVEQDLMPNRLCEYLYELSKKFNQFYDKDHGVPILIAEEPLRTSRLVLCDLTARTLKLGLSLLGIEVLERM